The following are encoded together in the Vigna angularis cultivar LongXiaoDou No.4 chromosome 9, ASM1680809v1, whole genome shotgun sequence genome:
- the LOC128193940 gene encoding LOW QUALITY PROTEIN: cytochrome f-like (The sequence of the model RefSeq protein was modified relative to this genomic sequence to represent the inferred CDS: inserted 1 base in 1 codon): MQTRNAFSCIKEGITRSISISVMIYIIIQAPFSNAYPIFAQQGYENPREATGRIVCANCHLANKPVDIEVPQAVLPDTVFEAVVRIPYDMQVKQVLANGKKGTLNVGAVLILPEGFELAPPNRISPEIKEKIGNLSFQNYRPTKKNILVVGPVLGQKYNEITFPILSPDPASKRDIHFLKYPIYVGGNRGRGQIYLDGSKSNNNVYNATAAGIVKNIIRKXKGGYEITIVDALDEHEVIDIIPPGPELLVSEGESIKLDQPLTSNPNVGGFGQGDAEIVLQDPLRVQLFEMNF, translated from the exons ATGCAAACTAGAAATGCTTTTTCTTGTATAAAGGAAGGGATTACCCGATCCATTTCTATATCGGTcatgatatatataataattcaagCACCCTTTTCAAATGCATATCCAATTTTTGCACAGCAGGGTTATGAAAATCCCCGAGAAGCAACCGGTCGTATTGTCTGTGCCAATTGCCATTTAGCTAATAAGCCCGTGGATATTGAGGTTCCACAAGCGGTACTTCCTGATACTGTATTTGAAGCCGTTGTTCGAATTCCTTATGATATGCAAGTGAAACAAGTTCTAGCTAATGGTAAAAAGGGAACTTTGAATGTGGGGGCTGTTCTTATTTTACCGGAAGGTTTTGAATTGGCACCCCCCAATCGTATTTCGCCTGAGATTAAAGAGAAGATAGGCAATCTGTCTTTTCAAAACTATCGccctacaaaaaaaaatattcttgtaGTAGGCCCTGTTCTTGGTCAGAAATATAATGAAATCACGTTTCCTATTCTTTCCCCGGATCCCGCTAGTAAAAGAGATattcatttcttaaaatatcCGATATACGTAGGCGGGAACAGGGGAAGGGGCCAGATTTATCTTGACGGGAGCAAGagtaataataatgtttataatGCTACAGCAGCAGGTATAGTCAAAAACATAATACGAA GAAAAGGGGGATACGAAATCACTATAGTAGATGCATTGGATGAGCATGAAGTGATTGATATTATACCTCCAGGACCAGAACTTCTTGTTTCAGAAGGTGAATCTATCAAACTGGATCAGCCATTGACAAGTAATCCTAATGTCGGTGGATTTGGTCAGGGGGATGCAGAAATAGTACTTCAAGATCCATTACGTGTTCAATTGTTCGAAATGAATTTTTAG
- the LOC108347002 gene encoding BTB/POZ domain-containing protein At5g48800 translates to MDRTDKEQLSLVKGTRQRYNEWIFRDVPSDITIEVNGGSFSLHKFPLVSRSGRIRRIVAEHRGDDISRFELLNLPGGAECFELAAKFCYGINFEITSTNVAQLCCVSDYLEMTEDFSKDNLGSRAEEYLESIVCKNLEMCVEVLQQCENLLPLADELKVVSRCIDAIASKACAEQIASSFSRLEYSSSGRLHMSRQAKCDGDWWIEDLSVLRIDMYQRVITAMKCRGVRPESIGASLVNYAQKELTKKSSLWNPSSQTKIDSNSTLHEKLVVETIVSLLPVEKLAVPINFLFGLLRSAVMLDCTIASRLDLERRIGSQIDVATLDDILIPSFRHAGDTLFDVDTVHRILVNFFQQDDSEEDPEDAFVFESDSPRSPSQTALVKVSKLVDNYLAEIAPDANLKLSKFLVIAETLPAHARTVHDGLYRAIDIYLKAHQGLSDLDKKKLCRLIDFQKLSQEAGAHAAQNERLPLQSIVQVLYFEQLRLRNSLSCSYGEDDPKPIHQSWRISSGALSAAMSPRDNYASLRRENRELKLELARLRMRLNDLEREHACMKRDMAKSGSRKFMSSFSKKIGKLSLFGHSSSRGSTSPSRNSHRTDSKVIERTCASTE, encoded by the exons ATGGATCGTACTGACAAGGAGCAGCTATCCTTGGTCAAGGGTACAAGGCAAAGATACAATGAATG GATTTTTCGTGATGTTCCAAGTGATATAACAATAGAAGTGAATGGCGGATCATTCTCATTGCACAAG TTTCCTCTTGTCTCCAGAAGTGGCAGAATAAGGAGAATAGTTGCAGAACACAGGGGTGATGATATCTCAAGATTTGAGCTTCTTAATCTACCAGGAGGTGCTGAATGCTTCGAATTGGCAGCAAAATTTTGTTATGGCATTAACTTTGAGATTACATCCACAAATGTTGCTCAGCTATGCTGTGTTTCTGATTACCTTGAAATGACTGAAGACTTTTCAAAAGACAACCTTGGCTCGCGTGCTGAGGAATACCTTGAGAGTATAGTTTGCAAGAATCTCGAAATGTGTGTTGAAGTCTTGCAACAATGTGAGAACCTGCTGCCTCTTGCTGATGAGCTAAAAGTAGTTAGCCGCTGCATTGATGCAATAGCTTCAAAAGCATGTGCAGAACAAATAGCGTCTAGTTTCTCAAGATTAGAGTATAGCAGCTCAGGAAGGTTACACATGAGTAGGCAAGCCAAATGCGATGGTGACTGGTGGATTGAAGATCTTTCTGTTCTGAGAATTGATATGTATCAAAGAGTCATAACGGCCATGAAATGCCGTGGGGTTCGGCCAGAGAGTATTGGTGCTTCCCTTGTGAATTATGCACAGAAAGAACTGACAAAGAAATCCAGCCTGTGGAATCCGTCTAGCCAGACTAAGATTGATTCAAATTCCACATTACATGAAAAGCTTGTGGTTGAGACCATTGTTAGCCTTTTGCCTGTGGAGAAACTTGCTGTTCCAATCAATTTCCTTTTCGGGCTTCTGCGAAGTGCAGTGATGCTGGATTGTACAATTGCTTCTAGACTTGACTTGGAAAGAAGGATTGGATCACAGATAGATGTTGCCACCCTTGATGATATCTTGATTCCATCTTTCAGGCATGCAGGTGATACCTTGTTTGATGTTGACACGGTTCATAGAATTTTGGTAAATTTCTTTCAGCAGGATGATAGTGAAGAAGATCCAGAAGATGCATTTGTTTTTGAATCTGACAGCCCTCGTTCACCCTCCCAAACTGCATTAGTCAAAGTGTCAAAACTAGTGGATAACTACCTCGCTGAAATAGCCCCCGATGCAAACCTGAAACTTTCCAAGTTTTTGGTCATTGCAGAAACCTTGCCTGCACATGCCCGCACAGTTCATGATGGTTTATATCGCGCAATTGATATTTACTTAAAA GCACACCAAGGTTTGTCAGATTTGGACAAGAAAAAGTTATGCAGATTGATTGACTTTCAAAAGCTTTCTCAAGAAGCTGGAGCACACGCTGCTCAAAATGAGCGTCTTCCTCTTCAATCAATAGTGCAAGTTCTGTATTTTGAACAGCTAAGACTTAGAAATTCTTTGTCCTGCTCCTACGGGGAAGATGACCCCAAGCCAATACACCAGTCATGGCGCATAAGCAGTGGTGCACTAAGTGCTGCAATGTCACCACGAGACAACTATGCATCACTGAGACGCGAAAACCGTGAGCTTAAACTTGAATTGGCACGTCTAAGAATGAGACTAAACGATCTGGAGAGGGAGCATGCGTGCATGAAGAGGGACATGGCTAAGTCCGGATCGCGTAAATTTATGAGTTCTTTCTCCAAAAAAATTGGTAAGCTCAGTCTTTTTGGGCATAGTTCTTCTAGAGGATCAACTTCTCCATCCAGGAATTCTCATAGAACAGATTCAAAGGTGATTGAGAGAACCTGTGCCAGCACAGAGTAG
- the LOC128193939 gene encoding chloroplast envelope membrane protein gives KKKNIPLLYLTSIVFLPWCISFTFKKSLESWFMNWWNTSQSEIFLNDIKEKSILNKFIELEELFFLDDMLKECPKTYLQNLRTGIYKETIQLIKTHNEDRMNTILHFSTNIICFFILSGYSILGNKELVLINSLVREFIYNLSDTIKAFSILLLTDLCIGFHSTHGWELIIGFVYKDFGFAQNDQIISGLVSTFPVILDTILKYWIFRYLNRISVSLVVIYHSMND, from the coding sequence aaaaaaaaaaacattcccCTTCTATATCTTACATCTATAGTCTTTTTGCCCTGGTGTATCTCTTTCACATTTAAGAAAAGTCTGGAATCTTGGTTTATGAATTGGTGGAATACTAGTCAATCCGAAATTTTCTTGAATGATATTAAAGAAAAGAGTATTCTCAACAAATTCATAGAATTAGAGGAACTTTTTTTCTTAGATGACATGTTAAAGGAATGTCCGAAAACATATCTACAAAACCTTCGTACTGGAATTTATAAAGAAACAATCCAATTAATCAAAACGCACAACGAAGATCGTATGAATACGATTTTGCACTTCTCcacaaatataatttgtttctttattcTAAGCGGTTATTCTATTCTTGGTAATAAAGAACTTGTTCTTATTAACTCTTTGGTTCgagaatttatatataatttaagtgACACAATAAAAGCattttctattcttttattAACTGATTTATGTATAGGATTCCATTCAACCCATGGGTGGGAACTAATTATTGGTTTCGTTTATAAAGATTTTGGATTTGCTcaaaatgatcaaattatatCCGGTCTTGTGTCCACTTTTCCAGTCATTTTagatacaattttaaaatattggatTTTCCGTTATTTAAATCGCATATCTGTATCACTTGTAGTGATTTATCATTCAATGAATGATTGA